One window of the Microcoleus sp. AS-A8 genome contains the following:
- a CDS encoding PD-(D/E)XK nuclease family protein, translated as MCSNSQLLPRNAAKQVRENGKQYYIDAKGTYLPSVTTILNTTKPQEDRERLFNWRQRVGVAEANQISGAASRRGTGTHKQIQRYLEGKNTPCPDAIQPYWQSIEPILQDVGNVRLVEGTVFNYELGYAGIVDCVASFRGIPCICEWKTSDKPKGSIQRLYDYPLQIAAYYSAVNQYYQAYKLNLEHSLLAVAIPGMPAEVFWFEPEVMQGYLQQWEERVVAFWKRNR; from the coding sequence ATGTGTTCTAATTCTCAACTCCTCCCCCGCAACGCCGCTAAACAGGTGCGGGAAAATGGCAAACAATATTACATCGATGCTAAGGGTACATACCTGCCAAGCGTCACCACAATTCTTAACACTACTAAACCACAAGAGGATAGAGAAAGGCTGTTCAATTGGCGGCAGCGAGTTGGAGTAGCCGAAGCCAATCAAATTTCAGGAGCAGCGTCCCGTCGCGGTACGGGAACCCATAAGCAAATTCAGCGCTACTTAGAGGGAAAGAATACCCCTTGTCCTGATGCTATCCAACCCTACTGGCAGAGTATCGAGCCGATTTTGCAAGATGTCGGTAATGTCAGACTCGTAGAAGGAACAGTTTTCAACTATGAATTGGGCTATGCCGGAATAGTAGATTGTGTTGCCAGCTTTAGGGGTATTCCTTGTATTTGTGAGTGGAAAACCTCAGACAAACCTAAAGGTTCAATACAGCGTTTGTACGATTATCCACTGCAAATTGCTGCCTACTATAGTGCAGTGAATCAATATTACCAAGCTTATAAACTGAATTTGGAACATTCTCTCCTGGCTGTGGCTATTCCGGGGATGCCTGCTGAGGTGTTTTGGTTTGAACCCGAAGTGATGCAGGGATACTTGCAGCAATGGGAGGAGCGAGTTGTGGCGTTTTGGAAGCGTAATCGCTAG
- a CDS encoding FHA domain-containing protein, whose translation MSSHSSPLIQTLNPERWVGLSMDFIGAGYTGLLVKNGRLVRTLKPGRHFSFALPLLEQCELILVDSKVRNLEIVSHGDFLSRDQFLINVSLNVMYQVVDAKRVALELSDPIAALTSAIKDNLGVAIGQLTVQQLTTQGRAQIRQYSLDHSEVSYSLGFALEDVRVSDVSFPQTRGVIRQVEGLSARQEAEHEAALKMQIAQAGRPEVQPPPVQQVNIVSGRDPNANEPALGTTLEATTVAIGGQAPIPANLPPVQDRPTLAPTVLAEDIEEGAIARLVHRSTGTISILSTLPFTIGREPTNTLILEDVLCSRYHAQIVKQTDSQGTVRYQLIDVGSSNGTFVGGQRLAPNQPFWLTPGNVMRIGTQEWRFEA comes from the coding sequence ATGTCTAGCCACTCTTCCCCTCTGATCCAAACGCTGAACCCGGAGCGCTGGGTTGGGTTGAGTATGGACTTTATCGGGGCAGGATATACAGGTTTATTGGTCAAAAATGGTCGGCTGGTGCGAACCTTAAAACCGGGGCGTCATTTTAGCTTTGCCTTACCCCTGCTTGAACAGTGCGAATTGATTCTAGTCGATAGTAAGGTTCGGAACCTGGAGATTGTCTCTCACGGGGACTTTTTATCTCGTGACCAGTTTTTGATTAATGTTTCCCTGAATGTCATGTACCAGGTGGTGGATGCAAAACGGGTTGCTTTAGAATTATCTGACCCAATCGCAGCTCTCACCAGTGCCATCAAAGATAATCTAGGAGTGGCAATTGGTCAGCTTACGGTGCAACAGTTGACTACTCAAGGACGAGCACAAATCCGCCAATACAGCCTCGACCATTCGGAAGTGTCTTATAGCTTAGGCTTTGCGTTAGAAGATGTGCGGGTGAGTGATGTCAGCTTTCCTCAAACTCGTGGGGTGATTCGTCAAGTCGAAGGGTTGAGCGCAAGACAAGAAGCTGAACACGAAGCGGCGCTTAAAATGCAGATTGCTCAAGCCGGTCGCCCAGAGGTACAACCCCCCCCTGTACAGCAGGTCAACATTGTCTCAGGTCGTGACCCCAATGCCAACGAGCCGGCCCTCGGTACCACCTTGGAAGCGACTACGGTGGCGATTGGAGGACAAGCCCCGATTCCAGCGAATTTGCCCCCCGTTCAAGATAGACCAACGCTGGCTCCGACTGTACTAGCTGAAGATATTGAGGAAGGTGCGATCGCTCGTTTGGTACACCGCTCAACCGGTACGATCAGTATTTTATCAACCCTACCGTTTACGATTGGACGCGAACCGACTAACACCCTAATCCTTGAAGATGTCTTGTGTTCGCGCTATCATGCCCAAATCGTTAAACAGACTGACTCTCAAGGAACCGTCCGATACCAACTCATTGATGTGGGGAGTTCTAATGGCACCTTTGTGGGTGGACAACGCCTTGCCCCCAACCAACCCTTCTGGCTGACACCGGGAAATGTGATGAGGATTGGTACTCAGGAATGGAGGTTTGAAGCTTAG
- a CDS encoding aldehyde dehydrogenase family protein — protein MGEKIAVRNPRHGNVDYWISPPTSTQLTEQCNQLRDAQVAWQKGGLAPRIEALQQWKQAVLSHKDQLLKALVTDTGRLSVSLLEIDSFISSIDRWCRLAPELLIEDETATAIPFVRRQNQLIPYPLVGVISPWNFPLLLSNIDTIPALLAGCSVVIKPSEIAPRFIEPLVETIAAVPQLRDVLVYVEGAGDTGAALIESVDLVCFTGSVATGRKVAEAAAKRFIPAFLELGGKDPALVLESADLELATSAILWGSVANTGQSCLSIERIYVAQSIVEAFVEQLVEKAQRVQLAYPSVESGEIGPIIAQRQAAIISEHLQDAVEKGAVVCCGGVVEELDGGMWCRPTVLRQVNHSMQVMTEETFGPIMPVMSFSTMEEAIALANDTLYGLSAAVFAGSVEEALAVARHIDAGGISINDAGLTALIHEAEKNSYKFSGMGGSRMGAAALKRFLRKKAFLIKTEVVSDPWWFKA, from the coding sequence ATGGGTGAAAAAATTGCTGTTCGTAATCCTCGCCATGGAAATGTTGATTATTGGATTTCACCGCCGACATCCACTCAACTAACTGAACAATGTAACCAATTGCGAGATGCACAAGTGGCATGGCAAAAGGGAGGTTTAGCGCCACGAATTGAAGCGTTGCAACAGTGGAAACAAGCAGTTTTATCTCATAAAGATCAACTGCTCAAAGCATTAGTCACCGACACGGGGAGGTTATCCGTCTCCCTACTGGAAATTGACTCCTTCATCTCCAGCATTGATCGCTGGTGCCGATTAGCACCGGAATTGTTGATTGAGGATGAAACAGCAACTGCAATTCCATTTGTCCGGCGGCAAAACCAACTCATTCCTTACCCCTTAGTTGGTGTCATCAGCCCGTGGAATTTTCCGTTGTTGCTTTCCAATATTGATACCATACCCGCCTTGTTAGCAGGCTGTTCTGTTGTGATTAAGCCGAGTGAAATCGCTCCTCGCTTCATTGAACCCCTGGTAGAAACGATTGCCGCCGTTCCCCAATTGCGGGATGTTTTGGTTTATGTCGAAGGGGCGGGCGACACAGGTGCGGCTTTAATTGAATCCGTGGATTTAGTCTGCTTTACGGGAAGTGTGGCGACGGGTCGAAAAGTAGCAGAGGCAGCCGCTAAGCGGTTTATTCCTGCTTTTTTAGAGTTGGGAGGAAAAGACCCTGCGCTCGTCTTAGAATCAGCGGATTTAGAGTTAGCGACATCGGCAATTTTGTGGGGTTCAGTTGCTAACACAGGGCAATCATGCCTCTCGATTGAGCGGATTTATGTGGCACAATCCATTGTTGAGGCGTTTGTCGAGCAACTGGTCGAAAAGGCACAACGTGTTCAATTAGCTTATCCCTCAGTTGAAAGTGGAGAAATTGGCCCGATTATTGCACAAAGACAGGCGGCAATCATTAGCGAACACTTACAGGATGCGGTTGAGAAGGGAGCCGTTGTTTGCTGTGGCGGCGTTGTTGAAGAATTGGATGGGGGTATGTGGTGCCGTCCTACAGTGCTGAGGCAGGTTAACCATTCGATGCAGGTGATGACGGAAGAAACCTTTGGCCCGATTATGCCTGTCATGTCATTTTCCACGATGGAGGAAGCGATCGCACTAGCCAACGATACGCTCTATGGACTGAGTGCGGCGGTGTTTGCGGGTTCGGTAGAAGAAGCACTGGCAGTAGCACGCCATATCGATGCCGGTGGCATCAGTATCAACGATGCAGGATTAACCGCACTGATACACGAAGCCGAGAAAAACTCCTACAAATTTTCCGGCATGGGCGGCTCACGGATGGGCGCTGCGGCACTGAAGCGGTTTCTGCGAAAAAAAGCATTTTTGATTAAAACCGAGGTGGTTTCTGACCCTTGGTGGTTTAAAGCCTGA
- a CDS encoding class I SAM-dependent methyltransferase — MNQQFKHAMLPVTTHDELARQNFVQSLKAHILSQISPGNKVIYEKVAKPQFEQEHQHPPNNRHEIRQAMLNQPYYRWWSALQRIQQEMMWESVTSSVEHQLPKLIERAQNQGSKFGSLTLDPNFKTPAYQTAVDIHCMPGGYHSEFVEDDVTVAAVYDRGTYVYGRGWLGPLNDDMGLSIVHNYLEKEYPEFRPGKILDMGCSVGHSTLPYVDAYPDAEVHAIDIGAPMLRYAHARAESLGKRVHFSQQNAERTDFPDESFDLVVSHILLHEIPTPAIRNVMRECYRLLAPGGMMIHGEAPLYRDMDTFTAFMYDWQTANNNEPFWSAMRDLDLMKVATEAGFQADQVIHTFVPNGAWKAKYSTNNAQSAGINSRGTWFVFAATKCQ; from the coding sequence ATGAACCAACAATTCAAACACGCTATGCTACCCGTCACCACCCATGACGAGTTAGCACGCCAAAACTTTGTGCAAAGCCTGAAAGCTCACATTCTTAGTCAAATATCTCCGGGCAATAAGGTTATTTATGAAAAAGTAGCCAAGCCACAGTTTGAGCAGGAACATCAGCACCCACCCAACAATCGTCATGAAATTCGCCAAGCGATGCTCAATCAACCCTACTATCGTTGGTGGAGTGCCCTACAGCGGATTCAGCAGGAGATGATGTGGGAGTCGGTCACCTCTAGTGTGGAACACCAGCTTCCCAAGCTGATCGAGCGTGCTCAAAATCAGGGTAGTAAATTCGGTTCTTTAACCCTCGACCCCAATTTTAAAACCCCTGCTTACCAAACGGCTGTAGACATTCACTGTATGCCGGGTGGATATCACAGTGAGTTCGTGGAAGATGATGTGACGGTTGCTGCCGTGTACGATCGCGGAACCTACGTTTATGGCAGGGGTTGGTTAGGTCCGCTCAACGATGACATGGGTCTATCTATCGTCCACAATTACCTGGAAAAGGAGTATCCTGAGTTCCGACCTGGCAAAATTCTCGACATGGGATGTTCTGTAGGTCACAGTACCTTGCCCTACGTCGATGCCTACCCGGATGCAGAAGTTCATGCCATCGATATTGGTGCTCCCATGCTGCGTTATGCCCATGCACGGGCAGAATCTTTAGGGAAGCGGGTACACTTTTCTCAACAGAATGCCGAACGCACTGACTTCCCAGACGAGTCCTTTGACTTGGTTGTCTCCCATATTCTGTTGCATGAAATACCGACGCCAGCGATTCGCAACGTTATGCGTGAGTGTTATCGCCTGCTGGCTCCGGGTGGGATGATGATTCATGGGGAGGCTCCTCTGTATCGCGACATGGATACGTTCACAGCCTTTATGTACGATTGGCAAACGGCTAACAACAACGAACCCTTCTGGAGCGCAATGCGGGATTTGGACTTGATGAAAGTTGCCACAGAGGCAGGCTTTCAGGCAGATCAGGTGATTCACACGTTTGTCCCCAACGGTGCATGGAAAGCCAAATATTCTACGAACAATGCTCAAAGTGCCGGCATAAACAGTCGGGGCACTTGGTTTGTCTTCGCTGCCACTAAATGTCAATAA
- the priA gene encoding primosomal protein N' translates to MSNSPSGLILAEPGASYRSGARENRWVEVLVDCPGVQQDQQQEQKLYTYRLPSELDVQPGDILSVPFGSQQIGAIAIRLLDSPPLDLAPDKIREVEEVIGSGFFPTYYWKLLEGVAQYYCTPLISVIRVALPPGLLARSQRRIRLHPEKLPNNADTVVHPAAGQILAILKTQADGDFSWKYLQRQVRGASWGLKDLIKRGWVESYLEHPKPTRPKLKQAVTLVGYTFTSDLTQRQQEILDVLRRRGGDLWLTELLQTCHTTSSTLKKLEEKGYVVIQEREVLRTSTEPVVAGDRPKALTGQQAEALQVITGLDHCAQVLLHGVTGSGKTEVYLQAIAPILQQGKSALVLVPEIGLTPQLTDRFRARFGNKVNVYHSALSDGERYDTWRQMLTGEPQVVIGTRSAIFAPLPKLGLMVLDEEHDSSFKQDQPAPTYHARTVAKWRAELENCPLILGSATPSLETWVELNVGRLNVEGLKNSLQPVTQTNLPFGNAFGEQPSNLQPSTAYYLSLPERIQSRPMPPVEIVDMRQELQQGNRSIFSRSLYRALQQLQSQGQQGILFIPRRGHSTFVSCRSCGYVVECPNCDVSLSYHYTHEGATQLLRCHYCNHTQLHPPHCPECTSPYLKFFGSGTQRLAQELTQQFPQLRIIRFDSDTTRTKGAHRTLLTKFAHGEADLLIGTQMLTKGLDIAQVTLVGVVSADGLLNLADYRAAERTFQTLTQVAGRAGRGDEPGRVIIQTYSPQHPVIQAVRGHDYESFAQTELEQRAALQYPPYGHLILLRLSGLDAADVENTAVALVDQLSTTESGYEILGPAPASIMRVARRYRWQILLKFPLDVPVVLPNLAQLRERCPKDISLTIDVNPLNMM, encoded by the coding sequence ATGTCTAATTCCCCTAGTGGTCTGATTCTGGCTGAGCCTGGGGCGTCTTATCGCTCTGGTGCGCGTGAGAATCGATGGGTTGAAGTGCTGGTGGATTGTCCGGGAGTACAGCAAGACCAACAGCAAGAGCAGAAACTATATACTTATCGGTTGCCATCGGAGTTAGATGTACAACCAGGGGATATTTTGAGTGTGCCATTTGGGTCGCAGCAGATTGGTGCGATCGCCATCCGTCTTTTGGACTCACCACCTCTTGACTTAGCACCCGATAAAATTCGGGAGGTTGAGGAGGTTATTGGTTCGGGCTTTTTCCCGACTTACTACTGGAAACTGTTAGAAGGAGTGGCTCAATATTATTGCACTCCTTTGATCTCAGTCATCCGAGTAGCTCTACCTCCAGGATTACTTGCGCGATCGCAGCGTCGCATTCGCCTCCATCCTGAAAAACTTCCCAACAATGCCGATACCGTTGTCCATCCAGCCGCAGGTCAAATTTTAGCCATTCTTAAAACTCAAGCGGATGGAGACTTTAGCTGGAAATACCTCCAACGCCAAGTGAGAGGAGCTAGTTGGGGGTTAAAGGACTTAATTAAACGCGGTTGGGTAGAAAGTTATCTCGAACACCCTAAGCCAACACGTCCCAAACTTAAACAAGCCGTAACCCTAGTCGGATATACCTTTACCAGTGACTTAACGCAGCGGCAACAGGAAATTCTGGATGTACTCAGGCGTCGCGGCGGTGATTTATGGCTGACCGAATTGCTACAAACGTGCCATACAACCTCTTCAACCCTCAAGAAGCTAGAGGAGAAAGGGTATGTGGTGATTCAAGAAAGGGAAGTTTTACGAACTTCTACAGAACCCGTCGTAGCCGGCGATCGACCGAAAGCCTTAACAGGGCAACAGGCAGAGGCGTTGCAGGTGATTACGGGTCTTGATCACTGTGCCCAAGTGCTGTTGCATGGGGTGACGGGTTCGGGAAAAACGGAAGTTTATTTACAAGCGATCGCACCCATCCTACAGCAAGGCAAATCGGCTCTTGTCCTCGTCCCGGAAATTGGCTTAACGCCCCAACTCACCGACCGTTTCCGCGCCCGTTTCGGCAACAAAGTCAACGTTTATCACAGCGCCCTCTCGGATGGGGAACGCTACGACACTTGGCGACAGATGCTGACTGGGGAACCACAAGTCGTCATTGGTACTCGCAGTGCCATCTTTGCCCCCTTGCCCAAACTGGGTTTAATGGTCTTGGATGAAGAACACGACTCCAGCTTTAAGCAAGACCAACCTGCCCCCACCTACCACGCCCGTACTGTCGCCAAATGGCGTGCTGAACTCGAAAACTGCCCTCTGATTCTAGGTTCCGCCACCCCCTCCCTCGAAACCTGGGTAGAGTTAAACGTTGGAAGGTTGAACGTTGAAGGTTTGAAAAATAGCCTGCAACCTGTAACCCAAACCAACCTACCCTTCGGGAACGCCTTTGGCGAACAACCTTCTAACCTGCAACCTTCAACCGCCTATTACCTCTCCCTCCCAGAACGCATTCAATCCCGACCCATGCCGCCCGTGGAAATTGTAGACATGCGGCAAGAATTACAACAGGGGAATCGCTCCATTTTTAGTCGATCGCTTTACAGGGCATTACAACAGTTACAATCACAGGGTCAACAAGGCATCTTATTTATTCCCCGACGGGGACACAGTACTTTTGTCTCTTGTCGGAGTTGTGGCTATGTGGTAGAATGCCCGAACTGTGATGTTTCACTCTCCTATCACTACACCCACGAGGGAGCGACTCAATTACTTCGATGTCACTATTGCAACCATACGCAACTCCATCCTCCTCATTGCCCTGAATGCACATCCCCTTACCTGAAGTTTTTCGGCAGTGGTACCCAACGCCTTGCCCAAGAATTAACCCAACAATTTCCCCAGCTGCGGATCATCCGGTTTGATAGCGACACCACCCGGACGAAGGGGGCACACCGAACGCTGCTGACCAAATTTGCTCATGGGGAAGCTGACCTTTTAATTGGCACCCAAATGCTGACCAAAGGGTTAGATATCGCTCAGGTAACTCTGGTAGGGGTTGTTTCCGCCGATGGACTGCTGAATTTAGCCGATTATAGAGCCGCCGAACGGACATTTCAAACCCTGACTCAGGTTGCGGGTCGTGCCGGTCGTGGTGATGAGCCGGGTCGGGTGATTATTCAAACTTACTCTCCCCAACATCCCGTGATTCAAGCCGTCAGGGGTCACGACTATGAATCCTTCGCTCAAACAGAATTAGAACAACGCGCAGCCCTGCAATATCCCCCCTATGGGCATCTGATTCTCTTGCGGTTGAGTGGTTTGGATGCAGCCGATGTGGAGAACACGGCTGTTGCGCTAGTCGATCAATTAAGTACGACTGAGTCCGGTTATGAAATATTGGGGCCAGCACCTGCAAGTATTATGCGGGTTGCTCGTCGCTATCGTTGGCAGATTTTGCTGAAGTTTCCGCTCGATGTGCCTGTAGTGTTACCGAACTTGGCACAGTTGCGTGAGCGTTGTCCGAAAGATATCAGCCTAACGATTGATGTCAATCCATTGAATATGATGTGA
- a CDS encoding RNA polymerase sigma factor, RpoD/SigA family: MNITELNQADTLKFTEDPEFFNNDNLEIEEPDLALVEVEFSDSKDTLTTGRRSSGYSKTSSDDTVGAFFKEMARYPLLKPEEEVELAKNVQFLVEIDQLQERLQANLGRRPAKAELAKQLNMTERQLENRLYRGRVAKRKMIRSNLRLVVSIAKRYLNRGVPFLDLIQEGALGLNRATEKFDPEKGYKFSTYAYWWIRQAITRTIANDARTIRLPIHIVEKLNKLKKAQRELKQGLQRNPNEEELAKALDITPSNLRQLLQLRRRSLSLNHRVGKGEDTELVDLLEDNELRLPEEQMSETMMRQEIWEVLSDVLTEREKDVISLRYGLASSEPYTLEEVGGMFNLSRERVRQIQSKAMRKLRRPQVARRLKGWLT; the protein is encoded by the coding sequence ATGAATATTACTGAGTTGAACCAAGCCGATACTCTCAAGTTTACAGAAGATCCAGAATTTTTTAACAATGACAATTTAGAGATAGAGGAACCGGATTTAGCTCTTGTAGAAGTCGAGTTCTCTGACTCCAAAGACACACTAACAACAGGTCGTCGTTCTTCGGGTTATAGCAAAACGAGTTCGGATGACACAGTGGGCGCTTTCTTTAAAGAAATGGCTCGTTACCCCTTGCTTAAGCCCGAAGAAGAGGTAGAGCTAGCCAAGAATGTCCAGTTCTTAGTAGAAATTGATCAACTCCAGGAACGCTTGCAGGCTAACTTAGGCCGCAGGCCAGCTAAAGCTGAACTGGCTAAACAACTGAATATGACAGAACGTCAGTTGGAAAACCGCCTCTATCGGGGGCGTGTAGCCAAGCGCAAAATGATTCGTTCTAACCTACGCTTAGTGGTTTCAATTGCTAAGCGGTACTTAAACCGAGGAGTGCCTTTTCTGGATTTGATTCAAGAAGGTGCCTTGGGATTGAATCGTGCGACGGAAAAATTCGACCCAGAGAAAGGCTACAAATTCTCGACTTATGCTTACTGGTGGATTCGTCAGGCCATTACCCGCACAATTGCCAACGATGCACGCACTATCCGTTTGCCGATTCATATTGTTGAAAAACTCAATAAACTCAAAAAAGCTCAGCGCGAACTCAAGCAAGGGCTGCAACGGAACCCGAATGAAGAAGAATTAGCGAAAGCGTTAGATATTACGCCTTCTAATTTGCGCCAATTGCTACAATTACGCAGGCGATCGCTCTCTCTGAATCATCGAGTGGGTAAGGGAGAAGATACAGAACTCGTGGATTTGCTCGAAGACAACGAACTGCGGTTGCCGGAAGAGCAAATGAGCGAAACCATGATGCGCCAAGAAATTTGGGAAGTCTTGAGTGATGTGCTCACGGAGCGGGAAAAAGATGTCATTTCGCTACGCTATGGTTTAGCCAGTAGTGAACCCTACACCCTAGAAGAAGTCGGCGGGATGTTCAATCTTTCCCGCGAACGCGTGCGCCAAATTCAAAGCAAAGCGATGCGTAAACTACGTCGTCCTCAAGTGGCTCGACGCCTGAAAGGTTGGTTGACTTAG
- a CDS encoding GNAT family N-acetyltransferase, producing MGEFTIRPATPIDVPVLFNLIQALAEYEKLSHAVTGNPEALLDHLFGAKPYAEAILAEDAGQAVGFALFFPNYSTFLTKPGIYLEDLFVLPEFRRKGIGKAILQYLARLVVERDFGRLEWSVLDWNEPAIAFYETLGASVLPDWRICRVMGDSLTQLATSIFPDPIG from the coding sequence ATGGGTGAGTTCACGATACGGCCTGCAACACCAATAGATGTGCCTGTGCTGTTTAATTTAATTCAGGCACTGGCAGAGTATGAAAAACTTTCCCACGCCGTTACTGGCAATCCGGAGGCGCTCCTGGATCATCTATTTGGTGCCAAACCTTATGCAGAGGCGATACTGGCAGAGGACGCTGGGCAAGCCGTGGGATTTGCCTTGTTTTTCCCGAACTACTCCACTTTTTTAACCAAACCAGGAATTTATCTCGAAGATTTATTTGTCCTGCCGGAGTTTCGGCGCAAGGGTATTGGTAAAGCCATTCTGCAATACCTGGCGCGGTTAGTGGTTGAGCGGGACTTTGGGCGTTTGGAATGGAGTGTACTGGATTGGAATGAGCCTGCGATCGCATTTTATGAGACACTAGGAGCCTCAGTCTTACCGGACTGGCGAATTTGCCGGGTGATGGGCGATTCTCTCACTCAGCTTGCCACGTCCATCTTCCCAGACCCTATCGGCTAA
- a CDS encoding glycogen debranching protein has translation MTIWVNEQLDPSGLLYSCIACCDEQQAQDCHESFEQNLTDDQKLAGWVARLRTVSSWDEVPVNALKLD, from the coding sequence ATGACTATTTGGGTGAATGAACAGCTTGATCCATCGGGTCTCCTCTATTCCTGTATTGCCTGTTGCGATGAACAGCAAGCGCAGGATTGCCATGAGTCTTTCGAGCAGAATTTGACAGACGATCAAAAGTTAGCGGGTTGGGTAGCACGTTTGAGAACGGTGAGTTCCTGGGATGAAGTGCCAGTTAATGCGTTGAAGTTGGATTAG
- a CDS encoding 5-(carboxyamino)imidazole ribonucleotide synthase, with product MRVGVIGGGQLAWMMAGARQALGIELIIQTPHPTDPAVEIATETIFAPIDDAAATAELATRCDVITFENEFINLEALMPLAQQGVCFRPRLEALTPLLDKYHQRCYLEEIGIPQPGFMTLEGEVGSEEFLHAASFGQPMNLNELDFPLVLKARRHGYDGQGTFIIKDSSSLQETWKKLGHTPVLLEEFIPFERELGVMAARSVAGDVVVYSVVETQQEEQVCRRVIVPAQVSAEVVAEVEAIAHTLLNSLQVVGIFGLELFLTTDGKVLVNEVSPRTHNSGHYTLDACETSQFEQQLRAVTGVSLGSPTLKCNSALMVNLLGYEYSQNDYLEKRQKLASLPGTVVHWYGKSESRPGRKLGHVTVLLDSQEPSEAQAIAKEIESLWYG from the coding sequence ATGCGTGTTGGTGTGATTGGTGGAGGGCAACTCGCTTGGATGATGGCAGGTGCGCGTCAGGCATTAGGGATTGAACTCATTATTCAGACGCCCCATCCTACCGATCCAGCGGTTGAAATCGCCACTGAAACGATTTTTGCCCCCATTGATGATGCTGCTGCTACCGCTGAACTCGCAACTCGCTGTGATGTGATCACTTTTGAGAATGAGTTTATCAATTTAGAAGCGTTGATGCCTTTGGCACAGCAGGGTGTCTGCTTTCGCCCACGCTTAGAAGCGTTAACGCCATTGTTGGATAAGTATCACCAGCGCTGTTATTTGGAAGAGATTGGTATACCTCAGCCTGGTTTTATGACGCTTGAAGGAGAAGTGGGGAGTGAGGAATTCCTTCATGCGGCATCCTTTGGGCAACCGATGAATCTAAATGAGTTAGATTTTCCCCTTGTCCTCAAAGCGCGACGCCACGGTTATGATGGTCAAGGCACTTTTATTATTAAAGACAGCAGTAGCTTACAGGAAACTTGGAAAAAGTTAGGACATACACCTGTTTTGCTAGAGGAATTTATTCCTTTTGAACGAGAGTTAGGAGTGATGGCTGCCCGTTCTGTGGCTGGAGATGTTGTTGTTTATTCGGTAGTGGAAACTCAGCAAGAAGAACAGGTTTGTCGTCGCGTAATTGTACCTGCACAGGTGAGTGCAGAGGTGGTGGCCGAAGTTGAGGCGATCGCACATACTCTCTTGAATAGTCTACAAGTTGTCGGTATCTTCGGGCTGGAACTGTTTTTGACTACGGATGGCAAGGTGTTGGTGAATGAGGTGTCGCCTCGCACCCACAATTCCGGGCATTACACCCTCGATGCTTGTGAAACCTCTCAGTTTGAACAACAACTAAGGGCGGTTACAGGTGTATCTTTGGGAAGTCCAACGCTTAAATGTAACAGTGCGCTGATGGTGAATCTTTTGGGTTATGAATATTCCCAGAATGACTATCTGGAAAAGCGGCAAAAGTTGGCGAGTCTGCCAGGAACTGTTGTCCATTGGTACGGAAAAAGCGAATCTCGCCCTGGACGTAAGTTAGGTCATGTTACGGTTTTACTAGATTCTCAAGAACCCTCTGAGGCACAGGCGATCGCCAAAGAAATCGAATCTCTTTGGTATGGTTGA
- a CDS encoding pentapeptide repeat-containing protein, whose product MIFRRLATFLLALIVLCCPLPALAQATKYYPPPLSYSNAELKGKDFSGQTLRSAEFSNANLERTNFTDADLQGTIFSASVMTQANLHGANLSNAMVDQVNFTNADLSDAVLTESIMLRSTFDNVDITGADFSDAILDGAQIKELCTKATGVNSQTGVPTRDSLGCR is encoded by the coding sequence ATGATTTTTCGGCGACTCGCTACCTTCCTCTTGGCATTGATTGTTTTGTGCTGTCCCCTACCTGCATTAGCACAGGCGACTAAATATTATCCGCCTCCTTTGTCTTATAGCAATGCAGAACTAAAAGGTAAGGATTTTTCGGGTCAAACCTTACGCTCTGCTGAATTTTCTAATGCTAATTTAGAACGAACTAACTTTACTGATGCTGATTTGCAAGGAACAATTTTTAGTGCTTCGGTGATGACTCAGGCCAATTTACATGGGGCAAATTTAAGTAATGCAATGGTCGATCAGGTGAACTTCACCAATGCCGATTTAAGTGATGCTGTTCTCACTGAGAGTATCATGCTGCGCTCCACCTTTGACAATGTTGATATTACGGGTGCTGATTTCAGTGATGCAATTCTCGATGGTGCCCAAATCAAAGAACTCTGTACCAAGGCAACGGGCGTGAATTCACAAACGGGTGTACCAACTCGTGACTCTTTGGGTTGTCGTTGA